GCTTTCGCGAATACGACGGCCCGCCGCTCGAACCGCTGGAGCTTTACACGACCAAGAGTGGCGACGAAATCGTTGGCCAGCTCTACAACTTCACGGACAAGGGTGATCGCGCCGTGGCGTTGCGGCCCGAGATGACACCGACGCTCGCGCGCAT
The nucleotide sequence above comes from Candidatus Angelobacter sp.. Encoded proteins:
- a CDS encoding ATP phosphoribosyltransferase regulatory subunit — its product is MERLPGFRDFYPEPLPHQDVWSADVRNYVFDTWRGVARRYGFREYDGPPLEPLELYTTKSGDEIVGQLYNFTDKGDRAVALRPEMTPTLAR